The following are encoded in a window of Chthonomonas sp. genomic DNA:
- a CDS encoding methylmalonyl-CoA carboxyltransferase: protein MSTTGITAPDRIAELRSKKQELLLGGGQDRIDKQHEGGKMTARERIDTLLDTNTFQEFSVFAEHRCTNFGMAGKKAPADGVVTGTGTVDGRFIHLASQDFTVYGGSAGEVHSEKVVESMRAALRTGTPFVFINDSGGARIQEGIDSLSGYAKVFYANTELSGVVPQVSLICGPCAGGAAYSPALTDFIIQTRKAQMFITGPSVIKQVTGETVSAEELGGAEAQMHYSGVVHFVADDDDHAMGICRRLLSFLPSNNLEDPPLLPGEYVLEPDPTLNDVIPDDPKKPYDVRDVITKIVDYGDFMEIQETFADNIVVGFGRVAGRTVGLIGNQPKVFAGVLDINSSDKAARFIRFCNAFNIPLVTLVDTPGFLPGVSQEYGGIIRHGAKVLFAYSATTVPKVSVIMRKAYGGAYVAMCARDLGADRVFAWPTAEIAVMGAEGAAEIVFKREIEQAEDKAAARVQFTEAYRAKFSTPYVAGARRMVDDIIEPSQTRIAIARALESLHTKRELRPSKKHGLIPL, encoded by the coding sequence ATGAGTACTACCGGAATTACTGCCCCTGACCGAATCGCCGAACTCAGGTCCAAAAAACAGGAATTGCTGCTTGGAGGCGGTCAAGACCGTATCGACAAGCAACACGAAGGCGGCAAGATGACCGCCCGCGAACGCATCGACACTCTGCTGGACACGAACACATTCCAGGAGTTCTCCGTTTTCGCCGAGCACCGATGCACGAACTTCGGCATGGCGGGCAAGAAGGCCCCGGCCGATGGCGTCGTGACCGGGACGGGAACGGTGGACGGTCGGTTCATCCACCTGGCTAGCCAAGACTTCACCGTCTATGGCGGCTCGGCCGGCGAAGTCCACAGCGAGAAGGTCGTCGAATCGATGCGAGCTGCTCTCCGGACGGGGACGCCGTTCGTGTTCATCAACGACTCAGGTGGCGCGCGCATCCAAGAGGGGATCGACTCGCTGAGCGGATACGCCAAGGTGTTCTACGCAAACACCGAACTGAGCGGCGTTGTCCCACAGGTTTCGCTGATCTGCGGTCCGTGCGCCGGTGGCGCGGCTTACTCCCCTGCCCTCACGGACTTCATTATTCAGACTCGCAAGGCGCAGATGTTCATCACCGGGCCCTCGGTGATCAAGCAGGTCACCGGCGAAACCGTGAGCGCCGAGGAACTCGGCGGCGCGGAAGCTCAGATGCACTACTCGGGCGTGGTCCACTTCGTCGCGGACGACGATGATCATGCGATGGGAATCTGTCGGCGTCTGCTGAGCTTCTTGCCGAGCAACAACTTGGAAGACCCACCGTTGCTCCCTGGCGAATACGTGCTTGAGCCTGACCCAACTCTGAACGACGTCATCCCGGATGATCCCAAGAAGCCGTACGACGTGCGCGACGTCATCACCAAGATCGTGGACTACGGCGACTTCATGGAGATCCAGGAGACCTTCGCGGACAACATCGTCGTCGGGTTTGGGCGCGTCGCGGGTCGCACAGTCGGTTTGATCGGGAACCAACCCAAAGTGTTCGCCGGCGTGCTCGACATTAATTCCAGCGACAAGGCGGCCCGGTTCATCCGGTTCTGCAACGCCTTCAACATCCCGCTCGTGACCCTCGTGGACACTCCAGGGTTCCTTCCTGGCGTCAGCCAGGAGTACGGCGGCATCATCCGCCACGGCGCAAAGGTGCTTTTCGCTTACTCGGCGACGACCGTGCCGAAGGTGAGCGTCATCATGCGCAAGGCCTACGGCGGCGCGTACGTTGCGATGTGCGCCCGGGACCTCGGTGCCGACCGAGTCTTTGCCTGGCCTACCGCCGAGATCGCCGTTATGGGGGCCGAAGGTGCAGCCGAGATCGTGTTCAAACGCGAGATCGAGCAAGCGGAGGATAAGGCGGCCGCGCGCGTTCAGTTCACCGAGGCATATCGGGCCAAGTTCAGCACTCCCTACGTCGCGGGTGCACGACGAATGGTCGATGACATCATCGAACCAAGCCAAACCCGCATCGCCATTGCCCGCGCCCTGGAGAGCCTGCACACGAAGCGCGAACTGCGTCCTTCGAAGAAGCACGGCCTGATCCCGCTCTGA
- a CDS encoding acetyl-CoA carboxylase biotin carboxyl carrier protein subunit: MKLKITIENKAYEVEVEVAEEQPATAVRYIGGGGSAAPRSAPTMNHAAPSSDARQPDDEGRAVRSPLAGVVSEISVAVGDTVTVDQPVIVLEAMKMFTTITSPVAGKVKNIEVAQTDPVKQGQLLMEFE; encoded by the coding sequence ATGAAACTGAAGATCACGATCGAAAACAAGGCATACGAAGTCGAAGTCGAAGTTGCGGAAGAGCAACCCGCCACCGCCGTGCGCTACATCGGTGGTGGCGGATCTGCAGCACCGCGTTCGGCTCCCACAATGAACCACGCCGCGCCGAGCTCTGACGCGAGACAACCGGACGATGAAGGTCGCGCCGTACGTTCGCCGCTCGCGGGCGTCGTCTCCGAGATCAGCGTCGCCGTTGGCGACACCGTCACCGTAGACCAGCCCGTCATCGTGCTGGAAGCCATGAAGATGTTCACGACGATCACGTCACCCGTTGCTGGCAAGGTCAAGAACATCGAAGTCGCGCAGACGGATCCCGTCAAGCAGGGCCAACTCTTGATGGAGTTCGAATAG
- a CDS encoding VOC family protein → METTEFTKIGVRSVDHVAIAVPLGTLDQHIVLYEKMGFTLVHREEVYGGDQVREALLRVGESENLIQLLEPLNEDSPVAKQIERQGGRGGLAHVAFRVEDAQSAHAGLKAEGYNLIDPAPRPGSRGTTVFFMHPKSHAEGSLGVLYEFVEVPNSEA, encoded by the coding sequence TTGGAAACCACAGAATTCACTAAGATCGGGGTTCGCAGCGTGGACCACGTCGCCATCGCGGTGCCGCTTGGCACGCTTGACCAACACATCGTTCTGTACGAAAAGATGGGCTTCACCCTCGTTCATCGCGAAGAAGTGTACGGAGGCGACCAAGTTCGTGAGGCGCTACTGCGGGTCGGCGAGAGCGAGAACCTGATTCAACTTTTGGAGCCCCTCAATGAGGATTCGCCCGTCGCAAAGCAGATCGAGCGTCAGGGTGGCCGGGGCGGTCTCGCCCACGTCGCCTTCCGGGTGGAGGACGCCCAATCGGCGCATGCTGGGCTCAAAGCCGAAGGATACAACTTGATCGACCCAGCACCCCGGCCAGGTTCGCGGGGCACGACCGTTTTCTTCATGCACCCCAAGAGCCACGCGGAAGGATCGCTCGGGGTGCTGTACGAATTCGTTGAAGTGCCGAACTCGGAGGCGTAA
- the scpA gene encoding methylmalonyl-CoA mutase, with amino-acid sequence MKVNFPSELRPKTTPVETTGTAWNSPENIPVKPRYSARDLEHLEHLGYAAGVPPYLRGPYSSMYALQPWTIRQYAGFSTAEESNAFYRANLAAGQKGLSVAFDLPTHRGYDSDHERVLGDVGKAGVAIDSVEDMKVLFDGIPLGEMSVSMTMNGAVLPVMAFYIVAAEEQGVGTERLSGTIQNDILKEFMVRNTYIYPPLPSMRIIGDIFQYCAERMPKFNCISVSGYHMQEAGATSDLELAYTLADGLEYLRTGVNAGLSVDDFAPRISFFWDIGMNHFMEVAKMRAARLLWAKIVRSFNPKNPKSMALRTHSQTSGWSLTEQDPFNNVMRTCIEAMTAAIGHTQSLHTNALDEAIALPTEFSARIARNTQLVIREESGICQFVDPYGGSFYVESLTHELAHRAWKLIEEIEELGGMAKAIETGVPKRRIEEAAARKQARIDTGRDIIVGVNRYRLDRERPLDILSIDNETVRRQQVTRLESVRAARDAASVQASLDAISESAKTGEGNLLALCVEAARKRATLGEISMAMEKIWGRYRAEATASSGVYGPEAGSDESVQAARTLADQFASAEGRRPRILVAKMGQDGHDRGEKAVASAFADLGWDVDVGALFQVPREVADQAIENDVHVVGVSSLAAGHNTLLPALITELRSRGREDILVVVGGVIPPQDYEGLYAHGVAAIFGPGTVLPLAAQEILRVMAGSPTPA; translated from the coding sequence ATGAAAGTCAACTTCCCTTCCGAGTTACGACCCAAGACCACCCCGGTGGAAACCACCGGTACTGCTTGGAATTCTCCCGAGAACATCCCCGTCAAGCCGCGCTACTCGGCCCGAGACCTAGAACATCTGGAGCACCTTGGCTACGCCGCGGGCGTTCCTCCGTACCTGCGAGGGCCGTATTCCTCGATGTACGCCCTGCAACCGTGGACGATCCGTCAATACGCGGGCTTCAGCACCGCCGAAGAATCGAACGCCTTCTACCGGGCCAACCTCGCAGCGGGACAGAAGGGTCTCAGCGTGGCGTTTGACCTGCCGACTCACCGTGGCTACGACTCGGACCACGAGCGCGTCCTCGGCGATGTGGGCAAGGCGGGGGTGGCGATCGATTCGGTCGAGGACATGAAGGTCCTTTTCGACGGAATTCCCCTCGGCGAAATGAGCGTGAGCATGACGATGAACGGAGCAGTGCTGCCCGTCATGGCGTTCTATATCGTCGCCGCCGAAGAGCAGGGAGTCGGGACCGAACGGCTCAGCGGAACCATCCAGAACGACATTCTGAAAGAGTTCATGGTCCGCAACACGTACATCTATCCGCCGCTCCCGAGCATGCGGATTATCGGCGACATATTTCAGTACTGCGCCGAGCGGATGCCCAAGTTCAACTGCATCAGCGTGAGTGGGTACCACATGCAAGAAGCGGGGGCGACGAGTGACCTGGAACTCGCCTACACACTCGCCGACGGCCTGGAATACCTGCGCACCGGAGTCAACGCGGGCCTTTCGGTCGATGACTTCGCGCCCCGAATCAGTTTCTTTTGGGACATCGGCATGAACCACTTCATGGAGGTGGCGAAGATGCGAGCGGCGAGACTTCTCTGGGCCAAAATCGTTCGCTCCTTCAACCCGAAGAACCCCAAGTCTATGGCGCTCCGAACCCACAGTCAGACTAGTGGGTGGTCCCTTACCGAGCAAGACCCGTTCAACAACGTCATGCGGACGTGCATCGAGGCGATGACGGCCGCTATCGGGCACACGCAGAGTCTCCATACCAATGCGCTCGATGAGGCGATCGCACTCCCGACGGAGTTCTCGGCTAGGATCGCTCGAAACACTCAATTGGTAATCCGTGAGGAGTCCGGCATATGCCAATTTGTGGACCCGTACGGCGGCTCATTCTACGTCGAGTCGCTAACCCACGAGCTCGCTCACCGGGCTTGGAAGCTCATCGAAGAGATCGAAGAGCTGGGCGGCATGGCCAAAGCCATCGAAACTGGCGTGCCGAAGCGACGGATCGAGGAAGCCGCCGCCCGAAAACAGGCGCGGATCGACACCGGGAGAGATATCATCGTAGGTGTCAACCGCTATCGGCTCGACCGAGAGCGACCGCTGGATATTCTGAGCATCGATAACGAAACGGTGCGCCGGCAGCAAGTCACCCGCTTGGAATCAGTCCGAGCGGCGCGGGACGCAGCTTCGGTTCAAGCGAGCCTGGATGCGATCTCCGAGAGTGCCAAAACCGGTGAGGGCAATCTACTCGCGCTGTGTGTCGAAGCAGCTCGCAAGCGGGCGACCCTAGGAGAGATCAGCATGGCGATGGAGAAGATTTGGGGACGATACCGAGCCGAAGCGACCGCTTCGAGCGGAGTCTATGGTCCCGAGGCAGGCTCGGACGAAAGTGTCCAGGCCGCCCGCACCCTGGCGGACCAGTTTGCTAGCGCCGAAGGCCGCCGACCCCGAATCCTCGTCGCCAAGATGGGACAAGATGGGCACGATCGCGGTGAGAAGGCGGTTGCGAGCGCGTTCGCCGATCTTGGCTGGGATGTGGACGTTGGCGCACTCTTCCAGGTCCCCCGCGAGGTCGCCGACCAGGCCATCGAGAACGACGTCCATGTCGTCGGCGTAAGTTCACTGGCTGCCGGACACAACACGCTCCTACCCGCGCTGATCACCGAACTCCGGTCGCGTGGCCGAGAGGACATTCTCGTGGTCGTGGGTGGCGTCATCCCGCCCCAAGACTACGAGGGGCTCTATGCGCACGGCGTCGCGGCGATCTTTGGGCCGGGCACGGTACTTCCGCTCGCCGCGCAAGAGATCTTGCGCGTGATGGCAGGGTCCCCGACACCCGCGTGA